The genomic segment TACGATCGGCTATGGGTTGAGCTGTGGTTGGACCGGCCAAGCCGACTGGCACCCACCGGGTCACGGCTATCGAGCGGGCTTTGAAAGAGCATGAAAGCTGCTGTGCCACATAGCTGCCGAACGTCGCTCAGGTGGATTGGGGTTGCTGCGAAGCGGCGACCTTGTTGAGGAAGCGCTCCACCAGTTCGCGTAGCTCCTTGTGGCCCTCCGTCATCCCGATCGCGCTCTCGTTACACAGGCTGCGTGCGCTCTGCGCAACGAGCATCGAGATCGCGACGGGGGGAAATTCGGTGAGGTCGACGCCATGCGACCGCAGAGCGACTGTCGCGGCGGCGGTTTCGATATCGCGGACACGTTCGGCGTAGGACTTCAGTTCCGCGCTGATCACCTTCCGATGGTTGGCCAGCGCGACGAACTCGGCGTACAGACCGGTCCAGCGCGGGTCGGTGTTGATGGCCCACAACGTCCGCAGCGGTTCGTCGGCGGTGATCGCCTGACGCATTTTGGCCAGCGACGCTTCCGAACCCGCTTGCAGTACGGCGACGAACAGGTCGTCCATCGTCGGAAAGTAGTAGTAAACCAGGGCGGATCTCACGCCGGCGCGCGCGGCCACCCGTCGCGACGTGGCGCCGGCATAGCCCTCCTCGCGCATGATTTGAGCGGTCGCCTCCATCAAGCGTTCACGCGTGCCGACATCTTTGTCTTTGCTTTTCGATGTCGACGCCATGGCGCCATCCTCTCAGGAGTCCTTCGCACTTGGCTAGATAGCCAATGGGGCCGGCTCTTGACCGGTGATCTCCGGCCATGGTAGGCATGTCCGCGAGAATTTGATCGATCGATCAAAAATCGCTCCGCGATTGGATATGGAGGCTTCGATGACCGCAGCTCGCTCGCGCGTGCAGGTCGACCGGAACCTGTGCGAAGGGCACGCCCTGTGTGTCGAGTTGGCCGCCGATCTTCTCGAGGCGGCGGTGGCCGCGTGCCCGCGCCGAGCCATCAGCATCGTGAAAGGCCCGCAAGAATGACCGATTTGGCAACTGCCGACTATTTCTCCGACCAGGCCATCGCGCAGGACCCTTACGACTACCTGGACTACATCCGTTCGCAGAACCCGGTGTTCCGCGAGCCCAACTACGGGGTCGTGGCCGTCACCGGGTACGACGAGGCGGTCGCGGCATTCAAGGATTACGAGACGTTCTCGGCGGTGAACGCCATCGGTGGTCCGTTCCCGCCGCTGCCGTTCGTCCCCGAGGGCGACGACATCTCCGAGCAGATCGATGCCCACCGGCACCTGTTCCCCATCAACGAGATGATGGTCGTGATGGATCCGCCGGAACACACCCGGGCCCGTTCGCTGCTCAGTCGGCTGTTGACCCCGGCCCGGCTGAAGGAGAACGAAGACTTCATGTGGGAGCTGGCCGACCGCCACCTCGACGAATTCATCGGCAACGGGAAGTGCGAACTGCTCGCCGAATACGGCAAGCCCTTCGCCACCCTTGTGATCGCGGACCTGTTGGGCGTGCCCGACGATGACCGCGCGGAGTTCCGGGCGAGTCTCGGGGCGGGCAAGGAGCCCGGAAGTGCGGTTGGCGCACTGGATCACACTCCCGTCGCGGTCAACCCGCTGGAGTGGCTGGACGGAAAATTCACCGGCTACATCAACGACCGCCGCCAGCACCCGCGGGAGGACGTGCTGAATTCGCTTGCCGCAGCGACTTACCCGGACGGCACGACACCGGACGTCGTCGACGTCGTCCGCGCGGCGACATTCCTGTTCGCCGCCGGACAGGAGACCGTCGTCAAGCTGCTCAGCGCATCGACCCGGGTACTGGCCGAGCGCCCGGACCTTCAGGACAAGCTGCGCGCCGACCGCAGCCTGATCGGCAACTTCATCGAGGAATCGCTGCGTATCGAAAGCCCCACCAAGGTCGACTTCCGGCTGGCGCGCAAGACCACCTGTCTCGGCGGCGTGGACATCAAGGCCGGGACCGTGCTGATGCTGTGCCTGGGTGCGGCCAACCGCGACCCGCGCAAGTTCGAGAACCCCGACGAGTTCCACCTCGACCGCAAGAACGTCCGCGAGCACATCACGTTCGGCCGCGGCATCCACACCTGTGCCGGGGCGCCGCTGGCCCGCGTTGAGGCGAAGGTGACGCTCAACCGGCTTCTGGATCGCATGGCCGACATCGCCATCGACGAGACACAGCACGGTCCCGCCGGCGCCCGTCGCTACCGCTACGAGCCGACTTTCCTGCTGCGCGGCCTGAGCGAATTGCATCTCACGTTCAAACCTGTTGCGTGACGACCGCTGCCCGGGAAGCATTGACCGGCATGCTGATCCATCCCTGGGATGCCGCGCTGGACACTGCCGAGTGGCAGACCTGGCTGGCATCGACCGACCGGTTCGGCGTCCTCGCGGTCAACAACATCGACTCCGCGCAGGCGCCGGTGTTGGTGCCGACCCATTTCACCGTGGCCGCCGACGAGCTGTTTATCCACCTCGCGCGACCCAATCCGGTCTGGCAACACCTGGAGGCCGCCACCGAGGTGCGGGTGGCGGTGATCGGTGACTATGCCTACATCCCGACGTATTGGCGCGCCAAGGCCGGTGGCCCCGATGAGGACGGGGTGCCCACGAGCTACTACGCCTCGGTGCAATTCATCTGCCGCCCAACGATTGTCGACGATCCGCAGGGCAAGGCCGACATCCTGCAGGCGCAGCTCGATGACTTCCAGCCCGAGGGGCGCCACGCCGAGGTGGCCGTGGGGGAGGACCCGTACGGCCGGATGCTTCCCGGCATCCGTGGCGTCCGGCTGGCAGTCCAGCGAGTCGAGGCCAAGTTCAAGTACGACGACGCCAACCCGGTCGAACACCGTGAGCGCGTCATCGGTCATCTCGAGGAGCGCGGCCGCGGTCTCGACGCCGGGGTGGCGGTCCAGCAGCGGCGACGCCTGTCCGAGATCGGCGACTGGCGGGCTCGCCGGGGCCAATCCTGACCATTGTGTGGGCCGCCGAGGCCTGCTTAACTTGGACAGGTGTCCAGACAGCGGTCGGATAAGGCAAACGGTCTCGCGGCCCGGGTGACCTGCCCGCTGTGTGAGGCGATGTGCGGGCTTCGGGTGACCGTCGACGGCGACGAGGTGACTGACATCCGCGGCAATCCGGACGACGTGTGGTCGCGCGGGCACATCTGCCCCAAAGGCACCGTTCTCGGGCAACTGCACAACGACCCGGACCGGCTGCGGTCGCCGATGATCAAGCAGCCCAACGGCACCCACGTCGCCGTTTCCTGGGACGAGGCATTCGCCGAAGCCGAGCGGGTACTGCGGCCGGTGCTCGACAGCGACGGCGCCCGAGCGGTCACCGTGTACGTCGGCAACCCGGTGGCACACAATCTGGGCCTGAGTTCCTACATCGGCGCCCTGGTCGGCATCGGAGCGGCGGCCGGCATGGGCGCGTACTACTC from the Mycolicibacterium crocinum genome contains:
- a CDS encoding TetR/AcrR family transcriptional regulator — encoded protein: MASTSKSKDKDVGTRERLMEATAQIMREEGYAGATSRRVAARAGVRSALVYYYFPTMDDLFVAVLQAGSEASLAKMRQAITADEPLRTLWAINTDPRWTGLYAEFVALANHRKVISAELKSYAERVRDIETAAATVALRSHGVDLTEFPPVAISMLVAQSARSLCNESAIGMTEGHKELRELVERFLNKVAASQQPQST
- a CDS encoding ferredoxin, whose translation is MTAARSRVQVDRNLCEGHALCVELAADLLEAAVAACPRRAISIVKGPQE
- a CDS encoding cytochrome P450, with protein sequence MTDLATADYFSDQAIAQDPYDYLDYIRSQNPVFREPNYGVVAVTGYDEAVAAFKDYETFSAVNAIGGPFPPLPFVPEGDDISEQIDAHRHLFPINEMMVVMDPPEHTRARSLLSRLLTPARLKENEDFMWELADRHLDEFIGNGKCELLAEYGKPFATLVIADLLGVPDDDRAEFRASLGAGKEPGSAVGALDHTPVAVNPLEWLDGKFTGYINDRRQHPREDVLNSLAAATYPDGTTPDVVDVVRAATFLFAAGQETVVKLLSASTRVLAERPDLQDKLRADRSLIGNFIEESLRIESPTKVDFRLARKTTCLGGVDIKAGTVLMLCLGAANRDPRKFENPDEFHLDRKNVREHITFGRGIHTCAGAPLARVEAKVTLNRLLDRMADIAIDETQHGPAGARRYRYEPTFLLRGLSELHLTFKPVA
- a CDS encoding FMN-binding negative transcriptional regulator, giving the protein MTTAAREALTGMLIHPWDAALDTAEWQTWLASTDRFGVLAVNNIDSAQAPVLVPTHFTVAADELFIHLARPNPVWQHLEAATEVRVAVIGDYAYIPTYWRAKAGGPDEDGVPTSYYASVQFICRPTIVDDPQGKADILQAQLDDFQPEGRHAEVAVGEDPYGRMLPGIRGVRLAVQRVEAKFKYDDANPVEHRERVIGHLEERGRGLDAGVAVQQRRRLSEIGDWRARRGQS